One stretch of Pradoshia sp. D12 DNA includes these proteins:
- a CDS encoding aminoglycoside phosphotransferase family protein yields the protein MIDFSFCFSQTESEKIINRFGLDFYKKVLLDLVYYADKWDLTAMQFIPSYSAKVVFKCQSKKYGDVVLKLGDPSLGEIVTEYHTLCQYHAQGFCGVIEADIENGVILEACIQPGTSLREENSLGKRLSVFCHLYKGLHIFPSKSVVYPSYMQWLDRITNYMSKQKDCRELYLCMKKARNIYLTISTMYSEKALLHGDLHHDNILLGMDGEYIIIDPKGVIGDPVFDVPRFILNEFDNEKDRKTYKKINYIIGVLEKELTIPDSIIRQCLYVETLMSVCWCIEDGGEYSSVKKDIILAEAVLNSCSLNL from the coding sequence TTGATCGATTTCTCTTTTTGCTTCAGTCAAACCGAAAGTGAGAAGATAATTAATCGCTTTGGGCTGGATTTTTATAAGAAAGTCTTGTTAGATCTTGTATATTATGCTGACAAGTGGGATTTAACAGCTATGCAATTCATTCCGTCTTATTCCGCAAAGGTAGTGTTTAAATGTCAGTCTAAAAAATATGGTGATGTGGTCCTGAAACTAGGTGATCCTTCTTTAGGAGAGATTGTTACAGAATATCATACATTATGTCAATATCATGCGCAGGGATTTTGTGGAGTAATTGAAGCGGACATTGAAAATGGTGTCATTCTTGAAGCCTGTATACAGCCTGGAACATCTTTGAGAGAAGAGAATTCACTTGGAAAAAGATTATCTGTTTTTTGTCACCTTTACAAAGGACTTCATATCTTCCCATCTAAATCTGTGGTTTATCCTAGTTATATGCAATGGCTCGATCGAATAACAAATTACATGAGCAAACAAAAAGATTGTAGAGAGCTATATTTATGTATGAAAAAAGCGAGAAATATTTATTTAACGATTTCAACTATGTATTCTGAAAAGGCGTTGCTTCATGGTGATTTACATCATGACAATATCCTTCTTGGTATGGATGGAGAATATATAATTATTGATCCTAAAGGTGTCATCGGTGACCCAGTGTTTGATGTTCCGCGTTTTATATTAAATGAATTTGATAATGAAAAAGATAGGAAAACGTATAAGAAAATAAACTATATCATTGGAGTTTTAGAAAAAGAGCTTACTATCCCAGATTCTATTATAAGACAATGCCTATATGTCGAAACTCTTATGAGCGTGTGTTGGTGTATAGAGGATGGTGGAGAATATTCAAGTGTTAAGAAAGATATTATATTAGCAGAAGCTGTGTTGAATAGCTGCTCTTTAAATCTCTGA
- a CDS encoding endolytic transglycosylase MltG: MTPKVLSSFAAGIIVAAGVCGAVYFSSSEEETVTQAAESPKNTVTKEMTEDEMKNELSSLGYVIKTEDEYSTELQKAEQTAKENSNQQDQQVVYKTVINVASGMTSIDVAQALVKGKIIKDASSFTKTIESRKLENKLKPGVFEVDSTMSMDEVINHIFK, encoded by the coding sequence ATGACGCCTAAAGTTCTAAGTAGCTTTGCTGCTGGGATCATTGTGGCAGCAGGTGTATGCGGCGCCGTATATTTTTCCTCCTCTGAGGAAGAAACGGTTACTCAAGCTGCAGAATCTCCAAAAAATACCGTTACTAAAGAAATGACAGAAGATGAAATGAAAAATGAGCTATCTTCTTTGGGATATGTTATAAAAACAGAGGACGAATACTCCACTGAACTGCAAAAAGCAGAGCAAACTGCAAAAGAAAACTCTAATCAGCAGGATCAACAAGTTGTCTACAAAACAGTAATCAATGTAGCTAGCGGAATGACTAGTATTGATGTTGCTCAAGCGTTGGTTAAAGGAAAAATCATTAAAGACGCTTCTAGCTTTACGAAAACGATCGAAAGCAGGAAGTTGGAAAACAAACTGAAACCTGGCGTATTTGAAGTGGATAGTACAATGTCTATGGATGAAGTCATTAACCATATATTCAAGTAA
- a CDS encoding glycoside hydrolase family 13 protein, which yields MEKASVIHFARDQFMYSSSLNSITIMIMSKKDDIEKMELLYGDPYDFQGSEWIYKAKNMDYTGSDELYDYWRSTIDLPHRRARYTFRLTDKNAKTAYYSEKGFYEELPKVGLLFALPYLHHTEVFSAPEWVKDTVWYQIFPERFANGDAKLNPKGTLPWGSAAPTPTNFFGGDLAGVIDHLDYLKDLGITGIYFTPVFHAYSNHKYDTIDYMELDPQFGTKETLKRLVEESHKRGIRVMLDAVFNHSGYHFKPFQDVLEKGEDSKYKDWFHTRSLPMVEENLNYDAFGFVETMPKLNTKNPEVKEYLLNVAKYWIRECNIDGWRLDVANEVDFDFWRDFRKAVRSEKEDAYILGEIWHDSMPWLRGDQFDAVMNYPFLTAILEIFAKNTITPTQFAEKMTKVYHMYPHIVNMAAFNLIGSHDTPRILTECEGNLDKIKQIFTILLTFTGTPCIYYGDEIGLDGEDDPGCRKCMPWEDKNQDLELRKHVQSLINLRKDHKVLANEGDLLFVAHDPDVVMYKRESSESLAYVCINLGKQSKSISLKEWKSAKPLYMDSKSQWNDKGQLTLSEDGYTILSVSK from the coding sequence ATGGAAAAAGCATCTGTTATTCACTTTGCAAGAGATCAATTTATGTATAGTTCATCATTAAACTCCATTACGATTATGATCATGAGTAAAAAAGATGATATTGAAAAGATGGAGTTACTATATGGTGATCCCTATGATTTTCAGGGCAGTGAATGGATTTACAAAGCAAAAAATATGGACTATACCGGCAGTGATGAACTGTATGATTATTGGCGTTCTACCATTGATCTTCCCCACCGCCGAGCTCGCTATACTTTCCGTTTAACAGATAAGAATGCTAAAACAGCCTATTATTCTGAAAAAGGTTTTTACGAGGAACTTCCTAAAGTCGGCCTTCTCTTTGCTTTACCATATCTTCATCATACAGAAGTATTCAGCGCACCAGAGTGGGTTAAAGATACTGTTTGGTACCAAATCTTCCCCGAACGGTTTGCAAACGGGGATGCAAAATTAAATCCTAAAGGTACTTTGCCATGGGGAAGTGCCGCACCGACACCAACCAATTTCTTTGGCGGTGACTTGGCAGGGGTCATCGATCATTTAGATTATCTCAAGGATTTAGGCATTACTGGAATTTATTTCACCCCTGTATTTCATGCTTATTCCAACCATAAATATGACACCATTGATTATATGGAGCTTGACCCACAATTTGGAACGAAGGAAACATTAAAACGACTCGTTGAAGAAAGCCACAAGCGCGGTATAAGGGTCATGCTTGATGCGGTATTTAATCATAGCGGCTATCATTTCAAGCCATTCCAGGATGTATTAGAAAAAGGAGAAGATTCCAAGTATAAGGATTGGTTCCATACGCGCAGCCTTCCAATGGTTGAAGAAAATCTCAACTATGATGCCTTTGGTTTTGTAGAAACAATGCCAAAATTAAATACAAAGAATCCAGAAGTAAAAGAATACTTGCTAAATGTGGCTAAGTATTGGATCCGTGAATGCAATATTGATGGCTGGAGACTAGATGTAGCCAATGAAGTAGATTTTGATTTCTGGCGTGATTTCCGTAAAGCAGTCAGATCTGAAAAAGAGGATGCATACATACTCGGCGAAATTTGGCATGATTCCATGCCGTGGCTGCGTGGAGACCAATTTGATGCTGTAATGAACTATCCATTCTTAACTGCAATCTTGGAAATTTTCGCCAAAAACACCATCACACCTACACAGTTTGCTGAAAAAATGACGAAGGTTTATCATATGTATCCACATATTGTGAATATGGCGGCCTTCAATTTAATCGGAAGCCATGACACACCTAGGATTTTAACAGAATGTGAAGGTAATCTTGATAAAATCAAACAAATTTTCACGATATTACTTACCTTTACGGGAACGCCATGCATTTATTATGGCGATGAAATTGGACTAGATGGTGAAGATGATCCGGGCTGCCGTAAATGTATGCCTTGGGAGGACAAAAATCAAGACCTCGAGCTTCGTAAGCATGTGCAATCCTTAATTAACTTACGTAAAGATCATAAGGTCCTCGCCAATGAAGGTGATCTTCTCTTTGTAGCTCATGATCCTGATGTAGTTATGTATAAAAGAGAAAGCTCTGAATCTCTTGCCTATGTGTGCATTAATCTTGGCAAACAATCAAAGTCTATTTCTTTGAAAGAATGGAAGAGTGCTAAGCCACTTTACATGGATTCTAAAAGTCAATGGAATGATAAAGGTCAGCTTACACTTTCTGAAGACGGATATACGATTCTTTCTGTTTCTAAATAA
- a CDS encoding extracellular solute-binding protein yields the protein MKKAYSMLMVLMLVIGVLAACGPDREKETGSKEDTNTDKPEKLVIWEDTDKGPGLEPAIKAFEKEHGIKVEYKEMGMADKIREQIRLDGPAGKGPDVITLPHDQIGQLAIEGVLAELKVDQSVIDTFTESSVQAQTYDGKLYGLPKATETPVFIYNKKLMEKPPATMDELYTFAKENTKGKTYGFTAKWDDFYHAYGVIGGMGGYVFGEKDGSLNRDDLGLNNEGAIEGAEFIAKWYKEGLFPKGIIGESGGSAQDGLFNEGKLASVQNGPWAFQGYKDAGIDIGATALPTLPNGEHMKTFMGVKGWHVSAYSKNTDWATKLVEHLTNYDSAKVRYEKTQEIPPVKKLIEDPIIADNEFSKAVAEQSQYAIPMPNIPEMGEVWSPMAAALETIATGKADAKSAMDEAAKTIKTNIDTNHKK from the coding sequence ATGAAAAAAGCATACTCCATGTTAATGGTGCTCATGCTCGTAATTGGCGTACTGGCTGCTTGTGGACCAGACAGAGAGAAAGAAACAGGCAGTAAGGAAGATACGAATACGGATAAACCTGAAAAACTAGTCATTTGGGAAGATACAGATAAAGGACCTGGCTTAGAGCCGGCTATAAAAGCATTTGAAAAAGAGCATGGAATTAAAGTTGAATATAAAGAAATGGGTATGGCAGATAAGATTCGTGAACAAATCAGATTGGATGGACCAGCTGGAAAAGGTCCGGATGTTATCACATTGCCGCATGATCAAATTGGTCAATTAGCTATTGAAGGTGTATTAGCTGAACTAAAAGTAGACCAAAGTGTAATCGATACTTTTACAGAATCTTCTGTTCAGGCACAAACCTATGATGGTAAATTATATGGCTTGCCAAAAGCTACTGAAACACCAGTCTTTATTTATAACAAGAAACTTATGGAAAAACCGCCTGCAACAATGGATGAATTATATACATTTGCAAAAGAGAACACAAAAGGCAAAACATATGGATTTACAGCTAAATGGGATGATTTTTATCATGCATATGGTGTAATTGGCGGTATGGGTGGTTATGTGTTTGGAGAAAAAGATGGATCTCTAAACCGTGATGATTTAGGACTAAATAATGAAGGTGCAATTGAAGGCGCTGAATTTATTGCTAAATGGTATAAAGAAGGCCTGTTCCCTAAAGGGATTATTGGAGAAAGCGGCGGTTCAGCACAGGATGGTTTATTTAATGAAGGAAAACTGGCTTCCGTACAAAATGGACCTTGGGCTTTCCAAGGATATAAAGATGCAGGTATAGATATTGGAGCAACTGCATTGCCGACACTTCCAAATGGAGAACACATGAAAACCTTCATGGGTGTTAAAGGATGGCACGTGTCAGCTTACTCTAAAAATACAGATTGGGCTACTAAATTGGTTGAACACTTAACTAATTATGATAGCGCGAAAGTTCGTTATGAAAAAACACAGGAGATTCCTCCGGTTAAAAAATTGATTGAAGATCCAATTATTGCTGACAATGAATTTTCTAAAGCAGTAGCAGAGCAATCCCAATATGCGATTCCAATGCCTAATATACCAGAAATGGGAGAAGTTTGGTCCCCGATGGCAGCGGCTTTAGAGACAATCGCAACTGGTAAAGCAGATGCTAAATCTGCAATGGATGAGGCAGCGAAGACAATCAAAACAAATATTGATACCAACCATAAAAAATAA
- a CDS encoding carbohydrate ABC transporter permease, with product MDIIPAQTKTNYAKKAALFSIIPGFGQFFNKQYIKGIIFLILTASFFIAFADMLNIGFWGLVTLGEIPKLDHSVILLIDGILTLIVTIIGLGIYAFNIYDAYNNGKKRDQEIALNSIREQYQNLIDNGFPYLIVSPGFLLLIFVVIFPIIFSFLLAFTNYDLYHSPPANLVDWIGFQNFIDIFKIEIWRTTFFKVFGWTIVWTFTATTLQIALGVFLAVLVNQKDLKGKAIIRTVLILPWAVPAFVSILVFSGMFNESFGIINTTILPALGLPPVDWMTEANWTRLALILIQGWLGFPFIFAMTTGVLQSIPEDLYEAATIDGASLMQKFRKITLPLVLFATAPILITQYTFNFNNFNLIFLFNNGGPAIPGQNAWGTDILISWIYRLTMTSAQYGKAAAVTMILSLIVMSVALWQFKRTKSFQEEDMM from the coding sequence ATGGATATAATTCCTGCTCAAACAAAAACCAACTATGCTAAAAAGGCTGCTTTATTTTCGATTATTCCAGGGTTTGGACAGTTTTTTAATAAACAATACATAAAAGGAATTATCTTTCTTATTTTGACAGCCTCTTTTTTTATTGCTTTTGCAGATATGTTAAATATTGGATTTTGGGGATTGGTCACTTTAGGTGAAATTCCGAAGCTTGATCATTCTGTTATTTTATTGATAGACGGCATTCTAACGTTAATTGTAACGATTATTGGTTTAGGTATTTACGCTTTTAATATTTACGATGCTTATAACAATGGTAAAAAGAGAGACCAAGAGATTGCATTAAATTCTATACGCGAGCAATATCAAAATTTAATTGATAATGGATTCCCCTATCTAATTGTTTCTCCGGGATTTTTGTTATTAATTTTCGTTGTTATATTTCCGATTATCTTCTCTTTCCTTTTGGCATTCACAAACTATGATTTGTATCATTCCCCGCCTGCAAATCTGGTCGATTGGATTGGATTTCAGAACTTTATTGATATTTTTAAAATAGAAATATGGAGAACCACATTCTTTAAAGTGTTTGGCTGGACTATTGTATGGACATTTACAGCAACGACTTTACAAATTGCACTCGGAGTCTTTCTGGCAGTATTGGTTAATCAGAAAGATTTAAAGGGCAAGGCTATCATTAGAACCGTCCTGATTTTGCCTTGGGCCGTTCCTGCCTTTGTATCCATCCTTGTATTTTCAGGTATGTTTAATGAATCATTTGGTATTATCAATACGACGATTCTTCCGGCTCTTGGATTACCTCCAGTGGATTGGATGACGGAAGCAAACTGGACAAGACTTGCTTTAATTCTCATACAGGGCTGGTTAGGATTTCCGTTTATTTTTGCCATGACAACAGGAGTCCTTCAATCTATACCGGAGGATTTATATGAAGCGGCCACGATAGATGGGGCTAGCTTGATGCAGAAATTCAGAAAAATTACTTTACCGCTCGTTTTGTTTGCCACTGCGCCTATACTAATCACACAGTATACGTTTAATTTTAATAACTTTAATTTAATCTTTTTATTTAATAACGGAGGCCCTGCCATACCGGGTCAAAATGCGTGGGGTACGGATATATTAATTTCGTGGATTTATAGATTGACAATGACATCGGCTCAATATGGAAAAGCTGCCGCAGTTACGATGATTCTTTCACTAATTGTCATGTCTGTAGCATTATGGCAATTCAAACGGACTAAGTCTTTCCAAGAGGAGGATATGATGTAA
- a CDS encoding sugar ABC transporter permease: MKSSKKNKMIRLTLSYIVIAIMFAIVIYPILWIIGSSFNPGNSLSGSTMFPKNPTLDHYKELFDMKNSDYLIWYFNSLKISIMTMILTVITVSFTAYAFSRYRFVGRKNGLMTFLILQMIPNFAALIAIYVLAVRTGLLDTHIGLILLYVGGQIPMNTWLMKGYLDTIPRELDESAKMDGAGHLRIFFQIVLPLAKPIIAVVALFAFVAPFGDFILAKILISSSDQYTIAVGLYELVGKKFGAEFTKFAAGSVLIAIPIATLFLFFQKYFVSGLTAGGTKG; the protein is encoded by the coding sequence ATGAAGAGTTCAAAAAAGAATAAAATGATCCGCTTAACCTTATCTTATATAGTCATAGCCATCATGTTTGCCATTGTCATCTATCCAATTCTTTGGATTATAGGCTCATCCTTTAATCCGGGGAACAGTTTGTCCGGTTCAACGATGTTTCCCAAAAATCCAACGCTCGACCATTATAAAGAGCTATTTGATATGAAAAACAGTGATTATCTGATTTGGTACTTTAACTCTCTTAAAATTAGTATTATGACAATGATTTTAACGGTTATTACGGTTTCTTTTACAGCCTATGCGTTTTCACGATATCGGTTTGTTGGGAGAAAAAATGGATTAATGACCTTTTTGATTTTACAAATGATCCCGAACTTTGCAGCCTTGATTGCCATTTATGTATTGGCCGTTCGGACAGGATTGCTGGATACACATATCGGCTTAATTTTACTGTATGTGGGTGGACAAATTCCGATGAATACGTGGTTGATGAAGGGGTATCTTGATACCATTCCACGTGAACTCGATGAAAGTGCGAAGATGGATGGAGCTGGTCATTTACGTATCTTCTTCCAAATCGTCCTGCCTTTGGCAAAACCAATCATAGCGGTTGTAGCGTTATTCGCTTTTGTTGCTCCTTTCGGAGATTTTATTTTAGCGAAAATATTAATTAGCTCAAGTGATCAGTATACGATTGCAGTTGGTTTATATGAACTGGTTGGTAAGAAATTTGGAGCAGAATTCACCAAGTTTGCAGCAGGTTCGGTTTTAATTGCTATTCCAATTGCTACCCTTTTCCTATTCTTCCAAAAATACTTTGTTTCCGGATTGACGGCTGGCGGTACAAAGGGATAA
- a CDS encoding alpha-amylase family glycosyl hydrolase — MLKKVMAILLAPFILLSTIPVSAEEIEGRDWQDESIYFIMVDRFYNGNTKNDHSVDLDNLNTYQGGDFAGIMQKLDYLQEMGFTTIALNSIVENTESGYHGDWALDYRKINANYGTLKEFKQLVQEAHKRNMKVIVDFNANHVGPNHPWLKDSAKEDWFHERKDVTSASNQEGKQAGWIDGLPDLAQENPEVSAYLLDAAKWWITETNIDGYRLNDLEYVSVDFWSNFSKEMKSVKNDFFLLGNGTIENTSDLVGLQESGIDGVLDKQQMEALREVFAKPDQKMNSLFTIWNERMQTMSQPHQLGVMVDTEDIPRFTKSMQDHNQFPGTRWELLMTHMYTMPGIPMVYYGSEIAMNGNEIPDNRRMMDFRTDKDLIEYIGKIAALRKEYPALRKGTLELLNEQDGMAVYKREYEDQIMIVAINNSSKTKTIQLDAANLPASEELRGRLNADMVRKSNDTYSITLDRETSEVYLAAEKSGVNYVFIAVIVLVNILFFGFLYLARRKGKRQNNHN, encoded by the coding sequence ATGTTAAAAAAAGTAATGGCCATTCTGCTGGCGCCGTTTATCTTACTTTCGACAATTCCAGTATCTGCGGAGGAAATAGAGGGAAGAGATTGGCAGGATGAGTCCATCTACTTCATCATGGTGGACAGATTTTATAATGGTAATACGAAAAACGATCATAGTGTGGACCTTGATAATCTTAATACATACCAAGGCGGGGATTTTGCCGGTATTATGCAAAAGTTAGATTATTTGCAGGAAATGGGCTTTACCACTATTGCACTGAATTCAATCGTTGAAAACACAGAATCAGGCTATCATGGAGATTGGGCTCTGGATTATAGAAAGATCAATGCGAATTATGGAACATTAAAGGAATTTAAACAGTTAGTGCAAGAAGCTCATAAACGTAATATGAAAGTGATCGTTGACTTTAATGCGAATCATGTCGGACCTAATCATCCATGGCTTAAGGATTCGGCAAAAGAAGATTGGTTTCATGAAAGAAAAGATGTGACCTCTGCAAGTAACCAGGAAGGGAAGCAGGCTGGATGGATAGATGGATTACCAGATTTAGCACAGGAAAATCCTGAAGTATCTGCTTACTTGCTGGATGCTGCGAAGTGGTGGATTACAGAAACCAATATTGACGGCTATCGCTTGAATGATTTGGAGTATGTTTCTGTTGATTTTTGGAGTAATTTCAGTAAAGAAATGAAATCGGTTAAAAATGATTTCTTTCTACTTGGTAATGGTACTATAGAAAATACATCTGATTTGGTTGGCCTTCAGGAATCAGGCATTGATGGTGTACTAGATAAACAACAAATGGAAGCGTTGAGAGAGGTATTTGCTAAACCGGATCAGAAGATGAATTCATTATTCACTATCTGGAATGAACGAATGCAAACGATGAGTCAGCCACATCAGTTGGGAGTTATGGTTGATACAGAAGATATACCTAGATTCACTAAGTCAATGCAGGATCATAATCAATTCCCTGGAACGAGATGGGAATTACTAATGACCCATATGTATACCATGCCTGGTATCCCAATGGTTTATTACGGATCCGAAATAGCCATGAATGGTAATGAGATACCTGATAATCGCCGTATGATGGATTTCAGAACAGATAAGGATTTAATTGAATATATTGGTAAAATAGCTGCACTGCGTAAAGAATATCCTGCTTTAAGGAAAGGAACTCTTGAACTTTTGAACGAGCAGGATGGAATGGCCGTCTACAAAAGAGAGTATGAAGACCAAATAATGATAGTTGCGATTAATAATAGCTCGAAAACAAAAACCATTCAACTTGATGCAGCTAATCTTCCAGCAAGTGAAGAGTTACGTGGCAGGCTTAATGCAGATATGGTCAGAAAAAGTAATGATACCTATTCAATTACTTTGGATCGTGAAACATCAGAAGTCTATTTGGCAGCAGAAAAAAGCGGCGTAAATTATGTATTCATTGCTGTAATCGTTTTAGTTAATATCTTGTTCTTTGGGTTCCTTTATTTGGCACGAAGAAAAGGCAAACGGCAAAACAATCATAATTGA